The genomic interval GTGCTTGGCCGCTGCCGTGACGCCAGCGCCGAACGCCAGGGTGCACGCGAAGCCAGCCGCGCCCGGCGCCTGTACCGTTTGATCATCGAGAACACCACGGACCTGATCTCCCGGCACAGCCCTGACGGGCGCTTCCTCGACGCCTCGCCGGCGGCCTTCCGCCTGTTGGGCCGGTGGCCCGAGCAACTGCGGGGCATGGCCGTGCGGACCTTGCTGCACCCGCGTGAACGCCGCCAGGTGCTGGCCCAGGCTGCTGCTGCCCTGGACCAGGACGGCTACCACACCATGACCTGCCGGGTGCGCCAGGCGGCGGGCGGCTACCGCTGGTTCGAGATTGCCAGCCGCGCCATCCGCGAGACCTACACCGGGGCAGTGGTGGAAATCGTCAGTGTTTCCCGTGATATCACCTTGCGCATCGAAGCCCAGGAGAGCCTGGCCCACAGCGCGCGGCTGGCTACCTTGGGCGAGTTGGCGTCCGGCATCGCCCACGAGATCAATCAGCCGTTGGCGGCGGTGGTCAACTATGCCAACGCCAGCCAGCGTTACCTGCAAGGCCTGGAGCGCGACCCGCAGGCGCGTGAGCGGGTCGGGCAGGGGCTGCAGCGCATCACCGAGCAGGCTACCCACGCCGCGCAGGTGATCCGCCGGCTACGCGTGTTCCTGCGTAAAGGGCCGCGCCGGCTGCAGGCGCTCGACATGCTCGATGTGGCCAATGAAGCCATGCGCCTGTGTGCCTGGGAGGCGGCGCGCGACCAGGTCAGCATCGAACTGCGCATGAGCGCGCAATTGCCGGCGGTGTATGCCGACCGGGTGTTGCTGGAGCAGGTGCTGCTGAACCTGCTGCGCAATGCCATCGATGCCAATCGCGAGCAGCAGGGCGCACGGCCCTCACGTATCCTGCTGGGCGCCGTGCGCGAAGGCGACGGCGTGTTGGTCGAAGTGACGGACCAAGGGCCGGGCGTGGCGGCCGAGCGCCTGGATGAAATCTTTACCCCGTTCACCACCAGCAAGGCCGATGGCCTGGGGCTGGGCCTGAGCATGAGCCGCAGCCTCATCGAAGGCTTTGGTGGCAGCTTATGGGCGCGTGCGGGCGCGAACGGTGGGTTGGTGTTGTGCTGCCGCTTGGCAGTGAGCAGGGAATAACGGGAGGTCAGGGTGCAAGCGAAGGTGTATGTGGTCGACGACGACCAGGGCATGCGTGATTCCACGGTCTGGCTGCTGCAGTCGGTGGGGCTCGAGGCCCTGTCGTTTGCCAGTGGGCAGGCGTTTCTGGACGCGTGCATCGATGACGGCCCGGCCTGTGTGCTGTTGGATGTGCGCATGCCTGGGCTGGGCGGGCTCGCGGTGCAGCAGTTGATGAAGGAACGGGGCCTGGACCTGCCGGTGATCTTTGTCAGTGGCCATGCCGACGTGCCGATCGTGGTTAGGGCGTTCAAGGCGGGTGCCTGCGATTTCATCGAGAAACCCTATAGCGACCAGTTGCTGCTCGACAGTGTGCAGGCGGCATTGGAGCGGGCAGGGCGCGCGCGTCAGAGCGACCAGGCGTTGGCCCAGGTTCAGGCGCGGGTCGATGGCCTGACGCCGCGTGAGCGCGATGTGTTCGTGCCGTTGGCCCAAGGCTTGAACAACCGTGAGATCGCCGAGCGCCTCGGGGTTAGCGTGAAGACCGTTGACCTGTACCGGGGGCGGGTGATGAAACGGCTGCAAGCAGGAAGCCTGGCGGAACTGGTAGGCATGGCGATCGCCTGCGGCGTGGTGCCAGCATTGATGTAGGCGCGGCCCACAAAGGTCCGTGCTATGCAAATTCATGAAATTTTGCATAGCACCCTAATCAAAGCTTTGACATTCACTGCCTAGGCAGTAATATTTTTAAACAATTAACCGGGCAGACTCCATGGCGCATTTCTCTCCAGAAAACTTCCAGACCTGTGCCATCGGCATGCTGCTGGGCCGCGCGGCGATCCTCAAGGACCGCATTCTCGACTGGCACCTCGAATCAGAGGGCGTCACCGCCGCGCAGTTCAAGGTGTTGATCATCGTCACCCAGTACCAGGTGGACACCCCGGCCGAACTGTGCCGCTACCTGGGCCTGGACAGCGGTTCGATGACCCGCATGCTCGACCGCCTCGAGCAGAAGGGCCTGATCCTGCGCAACCGCTGCGCCGATGACCGACGCCAGGTGCGCCTGGCCTTGACCGCCGATGGCCAGCGCTTGGCGGACCGGCTGCCAGAAATCGGTGCGGCAGCGATGAACGAATTGTGCGGCGCACTGGAACCCGAAGAGCTCAAAACGCTC from Pseudomonas kermanshahensis carries:
- a CDS encoding MarR family winged helix-turn-helix transcriptional regulator, whose translation is MAHFSPENFQTCAIGMLLGRAAILKDRILDWHLESEGVTAAQFKVLIIVTQYQVDTPAELCRYLGLDSGSMTRMLDRLEQKGLILRNRCADDRRQVRLALTADGQRLADRLPEIGAAAMNELCGALEPEELKTLERLLAKVLLSAGDPLTIRRFGDR
- a CDS encoding response regulator; its protein translation is MQAKVYVVDDDQGMRDSTVWLLQSVGLEALSFASGQAFLDACIDDGPACVLLDVRMPGLGGLAVQQLMKERGLDLPVIFVSGHADVPIVVRAFKAGACDFIEKPYSDQLLLDSVQAALERAGRARQSDQALAQVQARVDGLTPRERDVFVPLAQGLNNREIAERLGVSVKTVDLYRGRVMKRLQAGSLAELVGMAIACGVVPALM
- a CDS encoding ATP-binding protein, whose translation is MDKTLSPLLAKDPQPSLLLAADARPLATNPALQALLQEGPPLAAWLPANCAALVRACLRQHRAIADVEVQVGEHIVLWTFIPDDRGQQVLGRCRDASAERQGAREASRARRLYRLIIENTTDLISRHSPDGRFLDASPAAFRLLGRWPEQLRGMAVRTLLHPRERRQVLAQAAAALDQDGYHTMTCRVRQAAGGYRWFEIASRAIRETYTGAVVEIVSVSRDITLRIEAQESLAHSARLATLGELASGIAHEINQPLAAVVNYANASQRYLQGLERDPQARERVGQGLQRITEQATHAAQVIRRLRVFLRKGPRRLQALDMLDVANEAMRLCAWEAARDQVSIELRMSAQLPAVYADRVLLEQVLLNLLRNAIDANREQQGARPSRILLGAVREGDGVLVEVTDQGPGVAAERLDEIFTPFTTSKADGLGLGLSMSRSLIEGFGGSLWARAGANGGLVLCCRLAVSRE